Proteins encoded by one window of Orbaceae bacterium BiB:
- the gorA gene encoding glutathione-disulfide reductase, whose protein sequence is MTVKHYDYIAIGGGSGGIASINRAASYGKKCAIIEAKALGGTCVNVGCVPKKVMWYGAQIAEAINHYGPDYGFDTTINQFSWKKLIESRSAYIDRIHQSYDRVLTNNKVDVINGYAKFIDPKTLEVNGQQYTAEHILISVGGEPMIPNIPGAEYGITSDGFFALTEQPKRVAIVGAGYIACEIAGVLHSLGSEVHQFIRKDTPLRSLDPIIIDTLMDVIKQEGQQLHPNSIPKAVIKNSDSSLTLQLENGQNYEVDCLIWAIGRKPATDKLNLAVTGLKVKSSGFIEVDKYQNTNIAGIYSVGDDTEAVALTPVAVAAGRRLSERLFNNKPDEHLDYNDIPTVIFTHPPIGTVGLTEPEAVKIYGKENIKTYQSGFTAMYTAVTHHRQPCKMKLVCAGKEEKIVGIHGIGYGMDEILQGFAVALKMGATKKDFDNTVAIHPTAAEEFVTMR, encoded by the coding sequence ATGACAGTAAAACATTATGATTATATTGCAATAGGTGGTGGTAGTGGCGGTATCGCATCGATCAATCGTGCCGCATCTTATGGTAAAAAATGTGCCATCATTGAAGCTAAGGCATTAGGCGGAACCTGTGTTAATGTTGGCTGCGTGCCAAAAAAAGTGATGTGGTATGGAGCACAAATTGCAGAAGCAATTAATCATTATGGCCCCGACTACGGATTTGACACGACAATTAATCAATTTAGCTGGAAAAAGCTCATCGAGAGTCGCAGCGCATATATTGATAGAATCCATCAATCTTATGATAGAGTCTTAACAAATAATAAAGTTGATGTCATTAATGGCTATGCTAAGTTTATCGACCCAAAAACACTTGAAGTAAATGGTCAACAATATACAGCAGAACATATTCTAATCTCCGTCGGTGGTGAGCCGATGATTCCTAATATTCCAGGAGCAGAATATGGTATTACTTCTGACGGTTTTTTTGCCTTAACTGAGCAGCCAAAGCGTGTTGCAATTGTGGGAGCTGGCTATATTGCATGTGAAATTGCTGGTGTTCTTCACTCATTAGGTAGTGAAGTTCACCAATTTATTCGTAAGGACACTCCATTACGCTCTTTAGATCCAATTATTATTGATACATTAATGGATGTGATTAAACAAGAAGGCCAGCAATTACATCCGAATTCAATACCTAAAGCGGTTATAAAAAACAGTGATAGTTCACTGACTTTACAACTGGAAAATGGTCAAAATTACGAAGTTGACTGCTTAATTTGGGCAATTGGACGAAAACCAGCAACAGATAAACTTAATCTTGCAGTCACTGGACTAAAAGTTAAATCGTCAGGCTTTATTGAAGTCGATAAATATCAAAATACTAATATAGCTGGAATTTATTCAGTGGGTGATGATACTGAAGCTGTAGCTCTAACACCTGTAGCTGTTGCCGCAGGACGCCGATTGTCAGAACGATTATTTAATAATAAACCTGATGAACATTTAGATTATAATGATATTCCAACCGTTATTTTTACCCATCCACCAATTGGAACAGTCGGATTAACAGAACCTGAGGCTGTAAAAATTTATGGTAAGGAAAATATTAAAACCTATCAATCTGGCTTTACCGCAATGTATACCGCAGTAACTCATCACCGACAACCTTGTAAAATGAAGTTAGTTTGTGCCGGTAAGGAAGAAAAGATTGTTGGTATTCATGGGATTGGTTATGGCATGGATGAAATATTACAAGGCTTTGCTGTTGCTTTAAAGATGGGAGCAACCAAAAAAGACTTCGATAATACTGTTGCAATTCACCCAACTGCTGCTGAAGAATTTGTCACGATGCGTTAA
- a CDS encoding 23S rRNA (adenine(2030)-N(6))-methyltransferase RlmJ: MLSYRHSYHAGNHADVLKHIVLTLCIESLKEKDKPFLYLDTHSGAGRYLLQSEHAEKTAEYLSGIARVWQQTEILDLLNPYLSVLKYYNRSETLKYYPGSPLIAKQLLRPQDKLSLTEIHSSDYPLLRQEFNKDKRAQVLREDGFLQLKSKLPPESRRGVILIDPSYEIKDDYQKIPLALHEGYKRFATGCYLLWYPVVNRKQTQGMIDGIVNSGIKRILQIELAVRPDNNQKGMTASGMIVINPPWKLQQQMESILPWLKDILDPEGMGHILLKELVSE; encoded by the coding sequence ATGTTAAGTTATCGACACAGCTACCATGCAGGTAATCATGCTGATGTATTAAAGCATATTGTCCTGACACTATGTATTGAATCACTCAAAGAAAAAGATAAACCTTTTTTATACCTAGATACCCATTCAGGTGCTGGACGCTATCTATTACAGAGTGAGCATGCTGAAAAAACAGCAGAATATTTATCAGGTATTGCCAGAGTTTGGCAACAGACAGAAATATTAGATCTATTAAATCCTTACTTGTCTGTTCTAAAATATTACAATCGTAGTGAAACGCTGAAATACTATCCAGGCTCACCATTGATTGCAAAGCAGTTATTACGCCCACAAGATAAGCTCTCTTTAACGGAAATTCACTCGTCCGATTACCCACTATTAAGGCAAGAATTTAATAAAGATAAACGAGCCCAAGTCCTCAGAGAGGATGGATTTTTACAACTAAAATCTAAATTACCACCAGAGTCTCGTCGAGGTGTTATTTTGATAGATCCTTCATATGAAATAAAAGATGACTACCAAAAAATACCATTAGCATTACATGAAGGCTATAAACGATTTGCAACGGGTTGTTATCTACTTTGGTATCCTGTAGTCAATCGTAAACAAACTCAAGGTATGATTGATGGTATTGTAAACAGTGGGATTAAACGAATTTTGCAAATTGAACTAGCAGTTAGACCGGATAATAACCAGAAAGGAATGACAGCTTCCGGAATGATTGTTATTAATCCACCTTGGAAACTACAACAGCAAATGGAGAGCATTCTACCTTGGTTAAAAGATATTCTTGATCCAGAGGGGATGGGGCATATATTACTTAAAGAGTTAGTATCTGAATAA